From Cucumis melo cultivar AY chromosome 1, USDA_Cmelo_AY_1.0, whole genome shotgun sequence, a single genomic window includes:
- the LOC103500545 gene encoding auxin response factor 18-like isoform X1, which yields MTLYEENPGESRKGLEGEDLYEELWKACAGPLVEVPVDGERVFYFPQGHMEQLEESTNQELNHQIPHFDLPPKILCRVVNIRLLAEKETDEVYAQITLYPEADQSEPQNADPEPPERTRQTVHSFCKILTASDTSTHGGFSVLRKHATECLPSLDMSQSTPTQELAAKDLHGYEWKFKHIFRGQPRRHLLTTGWSTFVTSKRLVAGDAFVFLRGDNGELRVGVRRQARQQSLMPSSVISSHSMHLGVLATASHAVRTQTYFVVYYKPRTSQFIISLNKYLETVKNGYEVGMRFKMRFEGEESPERRFTGTIVGVGDMSPQWSDSKWRSLKIQWDEPATIQRPERVSPWEIEPFVPSASLNFTHPAIKSKRARPVEIPPPEITSGSAPSGFWLQGSTIPHEISQISGGTNEVQSSNNRVVWALGQRKLDSNSSHCNPIANVEGIWPSPPLNISLNLYPDSTFERELVQKQPQSSPYSSSVTSKPSSDLIHPDQLEKGSKPDISLGCRIFGIDLKKNSSIVPTNSSIVPTLERRSSCLLMVSDGAPEPVTMAVVTPQVDAGNLSQHSKEQQLSSELSTKGTQTKHISNLSSRTRTKVQMQGVAVGRAVDLTTLEGYEDLIDELENVFEIKGELREVNKWSIVFTDDENDMMLVGDDPWPEFCKMVKRIFIYSSEEVKKMSRESKIVCPSFLDSLDSERKTES from the exons ATGACGCTTTACGAAGAGAATCCAGGGGAGTCTCGCAAAG GTTTGGAAGGTGAGGATCTGTATGAGGAGCTGTGGAAGGCATGTGCAGGACCTCTTGTTGAAGTTCCTGTCGATGGAGAAAGGGTTTTTTACTTCCCGCAGGGTCATATGGAACAA TTGGAAGAGTCCACAAATCAGGAGCTTAATCATCAAATCCCTCATTTTGATCTCCCTCCCAAGATCCTATGTCGTGTTGTTAACATTCGTTTGCTG GCTGAAAAGGAAACGGATGAAGTCTATGCTCAAATCACTTTATACCCAGAGGCTGAT CAAAGTGAGCCCCAAAACGCTGATCCAGAGCCACCTGAGCGTACAAGGCAAACTGTTCATTCTTTTTGTAAGATTTTGACTGCTTCTGATACTAGCACTCATGGAGGTTTCTCAGTTCTTAGAAAGCATGCCACTGAATGTCTTCCTTCCCTT GATATGAGTCAATCAACCCCAACGCAGGAGTTAGCTGCCAAGGATCTTCATGGTTATGAGTGGAAATTTAAGCATATTTTCAGAG GTCAACCGCGGAGGCATTTGCTAACTACAGGGTGGAGTACATTTGTTACATCAAAACGGCTGGTTGCTGGGGATGCTTTTGTTTTCTTAAG GGGTGACAATGGAGAACTGAGGGTTGGTGTTCGACGGCAGGCTCGGCAACAGAGTTTGATGCCTTCCTCTGTGATATCTAGCCATAGTATGCATCTTGGGGTTCTTGCCACTGCTTCTCATGCTGTTCGTACCCAGACCTATTTCGTTGTGTATTACAAACCGAG AACTAGCCAATTCATCATCAGCTTAAACAAATACTTGGAGACTGTTAAAAATGGTTATGAAGTGGGGATGCGCTTCAAGATGAGATTTGAAGGAGAAGAATCACCAGAAAGAAG GTTCACTGGAACTATTGTTGGTGTTGGTGATATGTCCCCGCAATGGTCGGATTCGAAATGGCGATCTCTAAAG ATTCAATGGGATGAACCTGCTACGATTCAGAGGCCTGAGCGAGTTTCTCCTTGGGAGATCGAACCCTTTGTACCTTCTGCCTCCTTAAACTTCACTCATCCTGCTATAAAAAGTAAAAGGGCCCGCCCCGTTGAGATTCCTCCTCCTG AAATTACTTCTGGTTCAGCTCCTTCGGGATTTTGGCTCCAAGGATCAACGATTCCTCACGAAATATCCCAAATAAGTGGTGGTACGAATGAAGTTCAAAGCAGCAACAATCGGGTTGTCTGGGCTCTTGGACAGCGAAAACTTGATAGCAATAGCAGCCATTGTAATCCAATAGCAAATGTTGAAGGTATTTGGCCTTCTCCTCCACTCAATATTTCCTTGAACCTTTACCCAGATTCAACATTTGAAAGAGAACTTGTTCAAAAACAGCCACAGTCCTCTCCTTATTCTTCATCTGTCACTTCGAAGCCTAGTAGTGACCTCATACATCCCGATCAATTGGAAAAAGGGAGTAAACCCGACATTTCTCTTGGTTGCCGAATATTTGGAATCGATTTGAAAAAGAACTCTAGCATTGTCCCTACTAACTCTAGCATTGTCCCTACCTTGGAAAGAAGATCGTCTTGCCTACTGATGGTGTCTGATGGTGCCCCAGAACCTGTAACTATGGCTGTCGTGACACCTCAAGTTGATGCAGGAAACCTCTCACAGCATTCAAAGGAGCAGCAACTCTCATCAGAGCTGTCGACAAAGGGAACACAAACAAAACACATCTCTAATCTATCGTCGAGAACACGTACAAAG GTACAAATGCAAGGAGTTGCAGTAGGTCGAGCAGTAGACTTGACAACACTTGAAGGATACGAAGATCTGATAGACGAGCTTGAAAATGTGTTTGAAATAAAAGGAGAACTTCGTGAAGTAAACAAATGGTCTATTGTTTTCACAGACGACGAAAACGATATGATGCTCGTGGGGGACGATCCATGGCCAGAGTTTTGTAAGATGGTGAAGAGGATCTTCATATATTCAAGTGAAGAAGTGAAGAAGATGAGTAGGGAGAGCAAGATTGTGTGTCCGTCATTCTTAGATAGCTTGGATTCAGAGCGAAAGACTGAATCCTAA
- the LOC103500545 gene encoding auxin response factor 18-like isoform X2, with protein sequence MTLYEENPGESRKGLEGEDLYEELWKACAGPLVEVPVDGERVFYFPQGHMEQLEESTNQELNHQIPHFDLPPKILCRVVNIRLLAEKETDEVYAQITLYPEADQSEPQNADPEPPERTRQTVHSFCKILTASDTSTHGGFSVLRKHATECLPSLDMSQSTPTQELAAKDLHGYEWKFKHIFRGQPRRHLLTTGWSTFVTSKRLVAGDAFVFLRGDNGELRVGVRRQARQQSLMPSSVISSHSMHLGVLATASHAVRTQTYFVVYYKPRTSQFIISLNKYLETVKNGYEVGMRFKMRFEGEESPERRFTGTIVGVGDMSPQWSDSKWRSLKIQWDEPATIQRPERVSPWEIEPFVPSASLNFTHPAIKSKRARPVEIPPPEITSGSAPSGFWLQGSTIPHEISQISGGTNEVQSSNNRVVWALGQRKLDSNSSHCNPIANVEATVLSLFFICHFEA encoded by the exons ATGACGCTTTACGAAGAGAATCCAGGGGAGTCTCGCAAAG GTTTGGAAGGTGAGGATCTGTATGAGGAGCTGTGGAAGGCATGTGCAGGACCTCTTGTTGAAGTTCCTGTCGATGGAGAAAGGGTTTTTTACTTCCCGCAGGGTCATATGGAACAA TTGGAAGAGTCCACAAATCAGGAGCTTAATCATCAAATCCCTCATTTTGATCTCCCTCCCAAGATCCTATGTCGTGTTGTTAACATTCGTTTGCTG GCTGAAAAGGAAACGGATGAAGTCTATGCTCAAATCACTTTATACCCAGAGGCTGAT CAAAGTGAGCCCCAAAACGCTGATCCAGAGCCACCTGAGCGTACAAGGCAAACTGTTCATTCTTTTTGTAAGATTTTGACTGCTTCTGATACTAGCACTCATGGAGGTTTCTCAGTTCTTAGAAAGCATGCCACTGAATGTCTTCCTTCCCTT GATATGAGTCAATCAACCCCAACGCAGGAGTTAGCTGCCAAGGATCTTCATGGTTATGAGTGGAAATTTAAGCATATTTTCAGAG GTCAACCGCGGAGGCATTTGCTAACTACAGGGTGGAGTACATTTGTTACATCAAAACGGCTGGTTGCTGGGGATGCTTTTGTTTTCTTAAG GGGTGACAATGGAGAACTGAGGGTTGGTGTTCGACGGCAGGCTCGGCAACAGAGTTTGATGCCTTCCTCTGTGATATCTAGCCATAGTATGCATCTTGGGGTTCTTGCCACTGCTTCTCATGCTGTTCGTACCCAGACCTATTTCGTTGTGTATTACAAACCGAG AACTAGCCAATTCATCATCAGCTTAAACAAATACTTGGAGACTGTTAAAAATGGTTATGAAGTGGGGATGCGCTTCAAGATGAGATTTGAAGGAGAAGAATCACCAGAAAGAAG GTTCACTGGAACTATTGTTGGTGTTGGTGATATGTCCCCGCAATGGTCGGATTCGAAATGGCGATCTCTAAAG ATTCAATGGGATGAACCTGCTACGATTCAGAGGCCTGAGCGAGTTTCTCCTTGGGAGATCGAACCCTTTGTACCTTCTGCCTCCTTAAACTTCACTCATCCTGCTATAAAAAGTAAAAGGGCCCGCCCCGTTGAGATTCCTCCTCCTG AAATTACTTCTGGTTCAGCTCCTTCGGGATTTTGGCTCCAAGGATCAACGATTCCTCACGAAATATCCCAAATAAGTGGTGGTACGAATGAAGTTCAAAGCAGCAACAATCGGGTTGTCTGGGCTCTTGGACAGCGAAAACTTGATAGCAATAGCAGCCATTGTAATCCAATAGCAAATGTTGAAG CCACAGTCCTCTCCTTATTCTTCATCTGTCACTTCGAAGCCTAG